Within the Methanothermobacter tenebrarum genome, the region TCTATGATGAGGTATCTTCCCTGCCCGTCACTGATAAGCGTGTAATTCCCGCTTTCGAAAATGTTTAGTGACCCGCCGTTGAGGAGTGTTAGGCCTATTCCTGTTGTGCGGAGGTTTTGATCCTGGGATTTGGGTTTATGGTTGATTTTTTTGGATGGTGAGTTCTTTCAGGGCTTTTTTGGCTTTTTTGTATTCTGGATCTATTTCCAGGGCATTTTCGTAGCATTTTAGTGCTTCTTTGTGTTTGCCGAGTTTTTGTAGTGCTGCTCCTTGCATGTACCATAGTGTTTTGTTTTGCGGGTCTAGTTTGAGGGCTTTCTTGTAGCATTTCAGGGATTCCTCTGGTTTTTTGAGGTCTTCTAGGATTATGCCTTTCCATTTCCATGCATCAGCGAATTCGGGGTTTATCTTCAAGGCTTTTTCATAGCATTCCAATGCTTTTTCAGGTTTACCGATTGTGTCAAGGAGCGCTCCTTTGTTGCTCCATGTTCCATCGTCTTCTGGATCTATTTCAAGGGCTTTTTCATAGCATTCCAGTGCCTCATCATATCTCTCAAGTTCTTCGAGGACTACTCCTTTGTTGTTCCATGCTTCTGCTAGTTTTGGATTGTTTTTGAGGATTTTTTCATAACATTCTAAGGCTTTCTCTGGTTTTTTGAGTTTTAGTAGTGTTATTGCATTGTAGTGGAGGACTTCCGGGGCGTTTGGTCTTGCTTTGAGGGCTTCCTGAATTCTTTGAGGGCTTCTTTGTAGTCTCCACGTTCTAGGCTTGATCGGCCCCCAGCAAGGTGCCATCCAGCCTTTCCTGCGGCTATCCAATCCTTTATCTTCTTAAGGGGGGTCATGCTTCAGCCTCTCTCAACTTCTTTTTCATGTAATCGTTGGGTCCTAGTATGCAAGTTTTTATCGTCTCATGATTCTGATAGGCTTCCTATGCTTGCAGCGGAACCTATTATGGGTTGATTCTTTATTTATCTGTTAGTATAGGTTTACATAAGGTTTTTTCATGTCTTAAGGATTCTAATCGTAAGAATTGCGAGCATCATTAGCCCAAAAATTCTGATCGCCTCTTGATGGCGAATTATCCAATCTTCTTTTTTTCTGAAAAAATACAATAAAACGAAAAGGAGCCCCACGACTAACCAGTCAGTCAACTCAACCTTTGGGCTGTTTAAATATAACAGTTCAAGGAAAAAGATTATGAAAGTAACCATAAAAAGTATATCAAATTTTCTTTCACCTTTTTCAGACCTTTCAATCATTACAACCCCTCTATTTACCTAAATGTATATTGTTTCATTCTCTCTTAGCGTATCATCTGGATTTTTAGGAATCTCCTTGTAGTGTATACAATTATCCGCACCAATGTATGCTTCCAGTTTGTATCCATATATCGGGCCACGATGAAGGGATATATACTTCCAGTATTCCCTAGGTAGGTAATGATCCCTTATATTAAGAATCAAATCCCCTTCTGCAATAATACAAAAAACAAGGCTACAGTTGCCACAAAAGATCCTCCTTCTAACATAAAATAACAGCCACCAACCACACCTACTGCATCTAGAATATCCTTTGGGATGTATGTTTGATGTTCCACGATAAATTCTTTGATGCTACCTGTAATGTTGTTGAGTTTGGAGTCTATGTAGGCTATTGTTGTTGCGTATGCTGCCATGTTAACTCTTATGAGGCCCTGACCCACCAGGCCATAACTGATGATTTCCAAAGGTCATGGGATTGTGTGGGGCGGGTTGTATTGGGCTAATAAGGCCTCTTGAAGGCTTTTCTCGCGTTGTCCTTTAAGCCTTCAAAGGTTTGCTGTGCTGTTATCCTAAGAGTGACTTTAGCCTTTCATTTGGAGTTCTTTCAGGGCTTTTTTGGCTTTTTTGTATTCTGGGTCTATTTTCAGGGCTTTTTTGTAGGATTTTTTGGCTTTTTGGTGTTTTCCAAGTTTTTGTAGTGTTTTTCCTTGCATGTACCATAGTGTTTTGTCTTGGGGGTTTAGTTTGAGGGCTTTCTCGTAGCATTTCAGGGCTTCCTCTGGTTTTTTGAGGTCTTCCAGGATTATACCTTTCCATTCCCATGCATCGGCGAATTCTGGGTTTATTTCAAGGGCTTTTTCAAAACATTCCAGCGCCTCCTCATATTTTCCAAGTTTCCTGAGGAGTACTCCCTTGTTAGCCCATGTTTCGTCGTTTTCTAGGTTTATTTCTAAGGCTTTTTCATAGCATTCCAATGCCTCATCATATCTCTTAAGTTCTTCAAGGACTACTCCTTTGTTGTTCCATGCTTTTGCATTTTTTTGGTTTATTTCTAAGGCTTTTTCATAGCATTCTATTGCTTTTTCAGGTTTACCGATTGTGTCAAGGAGCGCTCCTTTGTTGTTCCATGTTCCATCGTCTTGTGGATCTATTTGTAGTGCCCTTCCATAGCATTCCAATGCCTCATCATATCTCTTAAGTTCTTCAAAAATTAGTGCTTTGTTGTACCATGCCTCTACGAATTCTGCGTTTATCTGTAATGCTTTTTCATAGCATTCCAATGCCTCCTCATATTTTCCGAGACTGCGTAATCCGTTACCTTTATTATACCATGCTTTTGCATTTTTTTGGTTTATTTCTAAGGCTTTTTCATAGCATTCTATTGCTTTTTCAGGTTTACCGATTGTGTCAAGGAGCGCTCCTTTGTTGTTCCATGTTCCATCGTCTTGTGGATCTATTTGTAGTGCCCTTTGGTTTACCGATTGTGTCAAGGAGCGCTCCTTTGTTGTTCCATGTTCCATCGTCTTGTGGATCTATTTGTAGTGCCCTTTCATAGCATTCCAATGCCTCATCATATCTCTTAAGTTCTTTAAGGACTACTCCTTTGTTGTTCCATGCTTCTGCTAGTTTTGGATTGTTTTTGAGGATTTTTTCATAACATTTTAAGGCTTTCTCTGGTCTTTTGAGTTTTAGTAGTGTCATTGCATTATAGTGCAAGATTTCCGGGTCGTTTGGACTCGCCTTGAGGGCTTTCCTGAATTCTTTAAGAGCTTCTTTGTATTTTCCCTGTTTTAGGCTTGATCGGCCCCCGCTGAGGTGCCATCCAGCCTTTCCCCTGGCTATCCAATCCTTTATCTTCTTAAGGGGATTCATGCTCCAGCCTCTCTCAACTTCTT harbors:
- a CDS encoding tetratricopeptide repeat protein — encoded protein: MNPLKKIKDWIARGKAGWHLSGGRSSLKQGKYKEALKEFRKALKASPNDPEILHYNAMTLLKLKRPEKALKCYEKILKNNPKLAEAWNNKGVVLKELKRYDEALECYERALQIDPQDDGTWNNKGALLDTIGKPKGTTNRSTRRWNMEQQRSAP
- a CDS encoding tetratricopeptide repeat protein, which translates into the protein MTQSVNQRALQIDPQDDGTWNNKGALLDTIGKPEKAIECYEKALEINQKNAKAWYNKGNGLRSLGKYEEALECYEKALQINAEFVEAWYNKALIFEELKRYDEALECYGRALQIDPQDDGTWNNKGALLDTIGKPEKAIECYEKALEINQKNAKAWNNKGVVLEELKRYDEALECYEKALEINLENDETWANKGVLLRKLGKYEEALECFEKALEINPEFADAWEWKGIILEDLKKPEEALKCYEKALKLNPQDKTLWYMQGKTLQKLGKHQKAKKSYKKALKIDPEYKKAKKALKELQMKG
- a CDS encoding tetratricopeptide repeat protein; protein product: MAPCWGPIKPRTWRLQRSPQRIQEALKARPNAPEVLHYNAITLLKLKKPEKALECYEKILKNNPKLAEAWNNKGVVLEELERYDEALECYEKALEIDPEDDGTWSNKGALLDTIGKPEKALECYEKALKINPEFADAWKWKGIILEDLKKPEESLKCYKKALKLDPQNKTLWYMQGAALQKLGKHKEALKCYENALEIDPEYKKAKKALKELTIQKNQP